A stretch of Pseudomonas sp. LS.1a DNA encodes these proteins:
- a CDS encoding FAD-dependent oxidoreductase, with translation MPTLEHAQHSFDLVVLGSGAGGFAAAATAARRGLKVLVVEKAEHFGGTSAISGGAVWLYGTDQARAAGAVDSPEAIRTYLKQVIGDGYDPALVDAFIEHGHQALRWLEQNTELRYALRPHSPDYYPDAPGATQFGRALEMVEYDGKQLGPHFKNLKMPPPGMLLFGGMMVNRVDIQHFLSIRRSPRSLWHCLKLMARYARDRLHHPRGTRLTTGNALIARLASSAFAHGTQLWLRSEAVELIVERGVVAGVVVQREGRRERVLARGGVVCAMGGFAAGALADSYRPAQPTPHLSMSPPTNDGAALRLGQAVAAAQGEGLAANFFWAPVSELRHASGERERFPHLVTDRAKPGVIAVNPDGRRFVNESDSYHHFVQTMFANGIASCWLVCDAEAMNRYGLGLARPKPVDNQALIDAGYLHRAATAQALAQAIGVDPQVFMQTLEQFNTDARNGIDRAFGKGGNSYNRYMGDPQHMPNPCLAPLTRGPFYAIRLHTGDLGSACGLVTNADANVLNRNGHPITGLYAVGNDMNSLMKGTYPGPGITLGPALTFGWLAANHIAARLQAPTTHMETPACTTN, from the coding sequence ATGCCGACGCTTGAACACGCGCAACACAGTTTTGACCTGGTCGTGCTGGGTAGCGGCGCCGGAGGCTTTGCCGCTGCCGCCACGGCCGCCCGCCGTGGGTTGAAAGTGCTGGTGGTGGAAAAGGCCGAGCACTTTGGCGGCACCTCGGCGATTTCCGGCGGGGCGGTGTGGCTCTATGGTACCGATCAAGCCCGCGCTGCAGGTGCGGTGGACTCCCCCGAGGCCATCCGCACCTACCTCAAGCAGGTCATTGGCGACGGCTACGACCCCGCCCTGGTCGACGCCTTCATCGAGCATGGCCACCAGGCGCTGCGCTGGCTGGAGCAGAACACCGAACTGCGCTACGCCCTGCGCCCGCACTCGCCGGACTACTACCCGGACGCACCTGGCGCCACTCAGTTTGGCCGGGCGCTGGAGATGGTCGAGTACGACGGCAAGCAGCTCGGCCCGCACTTCAAGAACCTGAAGATGCCGCCGCCCGGCATGTTGCTGTTCGGCGGCATGATGGTCAACCGCGTGGATATCCAGCATTTTCTCAGTATTCGCCGCTCGCCCAGGTCGCTGTGGCATTGCCTCAAGCTGATGGCGCGTTACGCACGGGACCGCTTGCACCACCCACGCGGCACGCGGCTTACCACCGGCAACGCCTTGATCGCCCGCCTGGCCAGCAGCGCCTTCGCCCATGGCACGCAGCTGTGGCTGCGCAGCGAAGCCGTGGAGCTGATCGTCGAACGCGGCGTGGTCGCCGGCGTGGTGGTGCAACGCGAAGGGCGCCGTGAACGGGTGCTGGCCCGTGGCGGTGTGGTGTGCGCCATGGGCGGGTTCGCTGCAGGCGCACTCGCCGACAGCTACCGGCCCGCCCAGCCGACGCCGCACCTGAGCATGTCACCGCCCACCAATGACGGTGCTGCCCTGCGCCTTGGCCAAGCCGTGGCCGCAGCCCAGGGTGAGGGCCTGGCGGCCAACTTCTTCTGGGCGCCGGTTTCCGAACTGCGCCATGCCAGTGGCGAGCGTGAGCGCTTCCCGCACCTGGTCACCGACCGCGCCAAACCGGGCGTGATCGCGGTGAACCCGGACGGGCGACGCTTCGTCAACGAGTCCGACTCCTACCACCACTTCGTGCAGACCATGTTCGCCAACGGCATTGCCAGCTGCTGGCTGGTCTGCGATGCCGAGGCAATGAACCGCTACGGCCTGGGCCTGGCGCGGCCAAAGCCGGTGGACAACCAGGCATTGATCGACGCTGGCTACCTGCACCGCGCCGCAACCGCGCAGGCCCTGGCCCAGGCCATCGGCGTGGACCCACAGGTGTTCATGCAGACCCTGGAACAGTTCAACACCGACGCCCGTAACGGCATCGACCGCGCGTTCGGCAAAGGCGGCAACAGCTACAACCGCTACATGGGCGACCCACAACACATGCCCAACCCCTGCCTGGCGCCGCTGACCCGCGGACCGTTCTACGCCATCCGCCTCCACACCGGCGACCTCGGCTCGGCTTGCGGGCTGGTAACCAATGCCGATGCCAATGTGCTGAACCGCAACGGTCACCCCATTACCGGGCTGTATGCAGTCGGCAACGACATGAACTCATTGATGAAAGGCACCTACCCCGGACCCGGTATCACCCTGGGCCCTGCCCTCACCTTCGGCTGGCTCGCTGCCAACCACATCGCCGCGCGCCTGCAGGCGCCGACCACCCACATGGAGACCCCAGCATGTACTACGAACTGA
- a CDS encoding shikimate dehydrogenase family protein encodes MIRGSTELVAIVGSPIAQVKSPENFNTWFANNNCNLAMLPIDLQEAALETFAGTLRGWQNLRGCVVTVPYKQALASRLDGLSERAAALGSVNVIRREHDGRLMGDNVDGAGFLGAARKHGFEPAGKHALVIGCGGVGSAIAYALGEAGIASITLSDPSTARMGAVCELLGNAFPTVEIATRVDGLEGFDLLVNASPVGMGGSAELPLPAALLATLQAETLVADVVTSPEITPLLNRARQVGCAVQTGPEMAFAQLGHLGAFMGVTPLEI; translated from the coding sequence ATGATTCGTGGTTCTACTGAACTGGTCGCCATCGTCGGTTCGCCCATTGCCCAGGTGAAGTCCCCCGAAAACTTCAACACCTGGTTCGCCAACAACAACTGCAACCTCGCCATGCTGCCCATCGACCTGCAGGAGGCCGCGCTGGAGACCTTTGCCGGCACCCTGCGCGGCTGGCAGAACCTGCGCGGTTGCGTGGTCACCGTGCCGTACAAGCAGGCCCTGGCCAGCCGCCTGGACGGCCTGAGCGAGCGCGCAGCCGCCCTCGGCTCGGTCAATGTCATTCGCCGTGAGCATGACGGCCGCCTGATGGGCGACAACGTGGACGGCGCCGGCTTCCTCGGTGCTGCGCGCAAACATGGCTTCGAGCCGGCAGGCAAGCATGCATTGGTGATCGGTTGCGGCGGGGTCGGCAGTGCCATCGCCTATGCGCTGGGCGAGGCCGGCATCGCCAGCATCACCCTCAGCGACCCCAGCACAGCGCGCATGGGCGCTGTGTGCGAACTGCTCGGCAATGCCTTCCCCACGGTCGAAATCGCCACCCGGGTCGACGGGCTGGAAGGCTTCGATCTGCTGGTCAACGCCTCCCCGGTCGGCATGGGCGGCAGCGCGGAGCTGCCGCTGCCTGCCGCACTGCTCGCCACCTTGCAAGCCGAAACCCTGGTCGCCGACGTGGTCACCTCGCCCGAGATTACCCCGCTGCTGAACCGGGCACGCCAGGTTGGCTGCGCGGTGCAGACCGGCCCGGAAATGGCCTTCGCCCAACTCGGCCACCTGGGCGCCTTCATGGGCGTCACGCCGCTGGAGATCTGA
- a CDS encoding NIPSNAP family protein, which produces MYYELRTYTLDPLKMADWLSLYQSHALEVQSEHLGNLVGFFTSEFGEVNQVVHIWGYASLDERMARRTAMAADPRWAEFSRRNRELGAVLRLQSRLLRPTGFSPLQ; this is translated from the coding sequence ATGTACTACGAACTGAGAACCTACACCCTCGACCCACTGAAAATGGCCGACTGGCTGAGCCTGTATCAAAGCCACGCGCTGGAGGTGCAAAGCGAGCACCTGGGTAACCTGGTCGGCTTTTTCACCAGCGAGTTCGGCGAGGTCAACCAAGTGGTGCATATCTGGGGCTATGCCAGCCTCGACGAGCGCATGGCACGCCGTACAGCCATGGCAGCGGACCCGCGTTGGGCAGAGTTCTCACGGCGTAACCGCGAGCTGGGCGCGGTGCTGCGCTTGCAGTCGCGACTGCTGCGGCCCACCGGTTTTTCACCGCTGCAGTAA
- a CDS encoding FAD-dependent oxidoreductase, translating into MHPLECDVLVIGAGASGLAAAVTAAHHGLQVIVAEKASQLGGTSAWSGGWLWIPRNPLAIAEGIVERDDAPERYLRAQTHVSDLDPRQLAFLRHGPEMVAFFQQHTAVQFQSGSRMPDMREGDGSARGGRSLCALPYDGRLLGPWLHKLRPPLDIVSLAGMGIAGGADMAAFFNATRSPKAALHVGKRLLRHARDLLLHRRGLQLVNGNALVARLLRSALDLGVTLLTDKPASRLLGEGRVRGAQFADGQVIHARRGVVLACGGFAHDRQRIAQVMPHAPDGTQHYSAAPRENSGDGLRLGEQVGGLVQSTTAHAGAWAPVSRVPRSDGSFGHFPHLIDRAKPGFIAVRRDGRRFVNEADCYHDFMNALFAATPQGEAPEAWLICDHAAQRRYGIGWAKPFPFSTRHYQRCGYLHSGRTLAQLAQRCGIDAEQLQRTVDGFNRHAARGKDPLFQRGVSAYNRAQGEPLQVPNPSLRPLLDGPYHAVKLLPGSLGTFAGLATDSTARVLDHAMQPIPGLYAVGNDMHSVMGGYYPSGGITLGPGMTFGYLAGRALSLYRP; encoded by the coding sequence ATGCACCCCCTCGAATGTGACGTACTCGTCATCGGCGCCGGCGCCTCTGGCCTGGCTGCCGCCGTTACTGCCGCACATCACGGCCTGCAGGTGATCGTCGCGGAAAAAGCCAGCCAGCTGGGCGGCACCAGCGCCTGGTCGGGGGGATGGCTGTGGATACCGCGCAACCCGTTGGCCATCGCCGAAGGCATCGTCGAGCGCGACGATGCCCCGGAGCGCTACCTGCGCGCGCAAACCCACGTCAGCGACCTGGACCCGCGCCAGCTCGCCTTCCTGCGTCACGGCCCGGAGATGGTAGCGTTCTTTCAGCAGCACACTGCCGTCCAGTTCCAGTCCGGCAGCCGCATGCCCGACATGCGCGAAGGCGACGGCAGCGCACGCGGTGGCCGTTCGCTGTGTGCACTGCCATATGACGGGCGCCTGCTCGGGCCCTGGCTGCACAAGCTGCGCCCACCGCTGGACATCGTCAGCCTGGCCGGCATGGGCATTGCCGGCGGCGCCGACATGGCCGCCTTCTTCAACGCCACGCGCTCGCCCAAGGCGGCGCTGCATGTGGGCAAGCGCCTGCTGCGCCATGCCCGCGACCTGCTGCTGCACCGGCGCGGGCTGCAACTGGTCAATGGCAACGCGCTGGTGGCACGCCTGCTGCGCAGCGCCCTGGACCTTGGCGTGACGCTACTGACCGACAAGCCGGCCAGCCGCCTGCTGGGCGAAGGCCGGGTCAGGGGCGCGCAGTTTGCCGACGGCCAGGTGATCCATGCCCGCCGCGGTGTGGTGCTGGCCTGCGGTGGCTTTGCGCATGATCGCCAGCGCATCGCGCAAGTGATGCCCCATGCGCCGGACGGTACCCAGCATTACTCCGCAGCACCCAGGGAAAACAGCGGTGACGGCTTGCGCCTGGGCGAACAGGTTGGTGGCCTGGTCCAGTCGACTACGGCCCATGCGGGTGCTTGGGCGCCTGTGTCACGGGTACCGCGCAGCGATGGCAGTTTCGGCCATTTCCCGCACTTGATCGACCGCGCCAAGCCCGGCTTCATCGCCGTGCGCCGCGATGGCCGGCGCTTCGTCAACGAGGCCGATTGCTACCACGACTTCATGAACGCGCTGTTCGCCGCCACGCCGCAGGGGGAAGCGCCGGAAGCCTGGCTGATCTGCGACCACGCCGCGCAACGTCGCTATGGTATCGGCTGGGCCAAGCCCTTCCCTTTCTCCACCCGCCACTATCAGCGCTGCGGTTACCTGCACAGCGGTCGCACACTGGCGCAACTGGCGCAGCGCTGCGGGATCGATGCCGAGCAGTTGCAGCGCACGGTGGACGGTTTCAACCGCCATGCAGCCCGGGGTAAAGATCCGCTTTTCCAGCGTGGCGTATCGGCTTACAACCGGGCCCAGGGCGAGCCGTTGCAGGTACCCAATCCATCGCTGCGACCATTGCTGGACGGGCCGTATCACGCCGTGAAACTGTTGCCGGGCAGCCTGGGTACCTTTGCCGGCCTGGCAACAGACAGTACCGCCCGCGTGCTGGACCATGCAATGCAGCCGATTCCTGGGCTGTATGCGGTGGGCAACGACATGCACAGCGTGATGGGCGGGTATTACCCGAGTGGCGGTATTACCTTGGGGCCGGGGATGACGTTCGGTTACCTGGCTGGTAGAGCGTTGAGTTTGTACCGGCCCTGA
- a CDS encoding IclR family transcriptional regulator — MNTPTIHPRDLIAGLQKGLALMQLFSAEQPRLSVPQAARLSGLTPSAARRFLLTLVHEGFAETDSREYWLTPKALRLGQAYVDSAQLPRMLRPIVEQVARQTQEHVSVGTRDGDEIIHLVRSRYSHVASLSIRPGSRVPMYCTAGGRVWLAWLDEGERDGYFARNPLRGLTPYTQTDRVQLEAELLRVKGQGFCIVDQEYEIGMRVLGVPLLDRAGRLKATLTITTHASRLSVDEIRLRYLPTLYEAQALLRPVLD; from the coding sequence ATGAACACGCCCACTATCCACCCCCGTGACCTGATCGCCGGCTTGCAGAAAGGCCTGGCGCTGATGCAGCTGTTCAGCGCCGAGCAGCCGCGCCTGAGCGTGCCGCAGGCGGCCAGGTTGTCCGGCCTTACCCCCAGTGCCGCGCGGCGGTTTCTATTGACCTTGGTGCATGAGGGCTTTGCCGAAACCGATAGCCGTGAGTACTGGCTGACGCCCAAGGCGCTGCGCCTCGGCCAGGCGTATGTAGACTCGGCGCAGCTGCCGCGCATGCTGCGGCCGATCGTCGAGCAGGTGGCGCGGCAGACCCAGGAGCATGTGTCGGTGGGCACCCGTGATGGTGACGAGATCATCCACCTGGTGCGCAGCCGCTACAGCCATGTGGCCTCGTTGTCGATCAGGCCGGGATCGCGGGTGCCGATGTATTGCACCGCCGGCGGGCGTGTCTGGCTGGCCTGGCTGGATGAGGGGGAGCGGGATGGGTACTTTGCGCGTAACCCGCTGAGGGGGCTGACGCCTTATACGCAGACGGACCGGGTGCAGCTGGAGGCGGAGTTGCTGCGGGTGAAGGGACAGGGGTTCTGTATCGTGGACCAGGAGTATGAAATCGGCATGCGCGTGCTGGGTGTGCCACTGCTGGACCGGGCTGGCCGGCTGAAAGCGACGTTGACCATCACCACCCATGCTTCGCGGTTGAGTGTGGATGAAATACGTTTGCGGTATCTGCCGACCCTGTACGAGGCGCAGGCGCTGTTGCGGCCGGTGCTGGATTGA
- a CDS encoding polyamine ABC transporter substrate-binding protein has product MTHKQRLLALFCTVPGLFACLPAMAQPTLYLGMNGGTMERLFSDDILPRFEQANGVKVVIVPGTSADILAKVQATPNKPSIHVMVLDDGIMYRAIGMGLCSTLKPNPTLAQLPEKALIKDKAAAVSLGVTGLAYNSRLFKAKGWAAPTSWNDLADPRFKDKVVFQSMASSTFGLHGFLMYNRLHGGSDTDVNPGFTAWQKNVGPNVLEYIPNSAKLSEMVQTDEAALFPLTPTQVTALKLKGIPVEYAAPKEGAVVLNQAECVTANNDQPELAQKLAEFLLSPEAQSPALELGDQIPSNPNTPTSDKTRGQVEAMQTYLQTAVTIDWDQVNTQRPEWNARWNRQIER; this is encoded by the coding sequence ATGACGCACAAGCAACGTTTGCTCGCCCTGTTCTGCACCGTGCCCGGCCTGTTCGCCTGCCTGCCCGCCATGGCCCAACCCACGCTGTACCTGGGCATGAACGGCGGCACCATGGAGCGGCTGTTCAGCGACGACATCCTGCCAAGGTTCGAGCAGGCCAACGGGGTAAAGGTGGTGATCGTCCCCGGCACCTCGGCCGACATTCTGGCCAAGGTCCAGGCCACCCCGAACAAGCCGTCGATCCATGTGATGGTGCTGGATGACGGCATCATGTACCGCGCCATCGGCATGGGCCTGTGCAGCACGCTCAAACCCAACCCGACCTTGGCCCAGTTGCCGGAAAAGGCCCTGATCAAGGACAAGGCCGCGGCCGTCAGCCTGGGCGTGACCGGGCTTGCCTACAACAGCCGCCTGTTCAAGGCCAAAGGCTGGGCTGCGCCCACCTCGTGGAACGACCTGGCCGACCCGCGCTTCAAGGACAAGGTGGTGTTCCAGTCGATGGCATCGTCCACCTTCGGCCTGCATGGTTTCCTGATGTACAACCGCCTGCACGGCGGCAGCGATACCGACGTCAACCCGGGCTTCACGGCCTGGCAGAAGAACGTGGGCCCGAACGTGCTGGAGTACATCCCCAACTCGGCCAAGCTCTCGGAAATGGTGCAAACCGACGAAGCCGCGCTGTTCCCGCTTACCCCCACCCAGGTGACGGCGCTGAAACTCAAAGGCATCCCGGTGGAGTACGCCGCGCCCAAGGAAGGTGCCGTGGTGCTCAACCAGGCAGAATGCGTCACGGCCAACAACGACCAGCCGGAGCTTGCGCAGAAGCTCGCCGAGTTCCTGCTCAGCCCCGAGGCGCAGTCGCCGGCCCTGGAGCTGGGTGACCAGATCCCGTCCAACCCCAACACCCCAACCAGCGACAAGACCCGTGGCCAGGTCGAGGCCATGCAGACCTACCTGCAGACTGCCGTGACCATTGACTGGGATCAGGTCAACACCCAGCGCCCGGAATGGAACGCCCGCTGGAATCGCCAGATCGAGAGATAA
- a CDS encoding (2Fe-2S)-binding protein: MPLFKRVAEHDREPLPFLLDGQPANGMNGDTLLTAILTNAGHLRGSDFSAEPRAGFCLMGACQDCWVRLQDGRRVRACSTFLEPGHCVTRDPGRQP, from the coding sequence ATGCCCCTGTTCAAGCGCGTGGCCGAACACGACCGCGAGCCACTGCCCTTCCTGCTCGACGGCCAACCGGCCAACGGCATGAACGGCGATACCCTGCTGACGGCGATCCTGACCAATGCCGGGCACCTGCGCGGCAGCGACTTCAGCGCCGAACCACGCGCCGGCTTCTGCCTGATGGGCGCCTGCCAGGACTGCTGGGTACGCCTGCAGGATGGCCGTCGGGTACGTGCCTGCTCGACCTTCCTGGAACCGGGCCATTGCGTGACCCGCGACCCGGGGCGCCAGCCATGA
- a CDS encoding FAD/NAD(P)-dependent oxidoreductase: MSAIVIIGAGPAGIRAAQTLVAQGIRPILLDEASRGGGQIYRQQPANFRRPAKALYGFEADKAQALHSTLEQLREQIDYRPETLVWNAEEQVLDTLQQGQLADRLAFDRVIVATGATDRVLPIPGWTLPGVYTLGAAQIALKFQGCAIGERVVLAGSGPLLYLVAYQYAKAGATVSAVLDTSPFSAQVRALPRLLLQPGTFAKGLYYRAWLARQGVPVHQGVALLGIDGEQRASGIRWSHNGQQHELACDAVAFAHALRSETQLADLLGCQFAWSALNRAWLPVRDAQGRASSPGVYLAGDGAGILGADGAEMTGELAALTLLADLGKPGNPQRQQHLEKRLATLLRFRQGLEQAFPFPEQWARQAPDQLTVCRCEQISAGEIRATVRAGHWEINRVKAMCRVGMGRCQGRVCGAAAAELIACESGRAIDQVGRLRGQAPVKPLPFGLEIKP, translated from the coding sequence ATGAGTGCGATCGTGATCATCGGCGCCGGCCCGGCCGGCATCCGCGCCGCGCAAACCCTGGTGGCCCAAGGCATACGCCCGATACTGCTGGACGAGGCCAGCCGTGGCGGCGGGCAGATCTACCGCCAGCAGCCAGCCAACTTTCGCCGTCCGGCCAAAGCCTTGTATGGCTTCGAGGCTGACAAGGCCCAGGCCCTGCACAGCACCCTCGAACAATTGCGCGAGCAGATCGACTACCGCCCCGAAACCCTGGTGTGGAACGCCGAGGAGCAGGTGCTGGATACCCTGCAGCAGGGGCAGTTGGCCGACCGCCTGGCGTTCGACCGGGTGATCGTCGCCACTGGTGCTACCGACCGGGTGTTGCCGATACCCGGCTGGACCCTGCCCGGGGTCTATACCTTGGGCGCTGCGCAAATCGCCCTGAAGTTCCAGGGCTGCGCGATCGGTGAACGGGTGGTGCTGGCCGGCAGCGGCCCGCTGCTGTACCTGGTGGCGTACCAGTACGCCAAGGCCGGCGCTACGGTCAGCGCGGTGCTCGACACCTCGCCGTTCAGCGCCCAGGTACGTGCCCTGCCACGCCTGCTTCTGCAACCGGGCACCTTTGCCAAGGGCCTTTACTACCGCGCCTGGCTGGCCCGCCAGGGTGTACCGGTGCACCAGGGCGTGGCCCTGCTGGGTATCGACGGCGAACAACGGGCCAGCGGTATACGCTGGTCGCACAATGGCCAGCAACATGAACTGGCGTGCGACGCCGTGGCATTCGCCCACGCCCTGCGCAGTGAAACCCAACTGGCCGACCTGTTGGGTTGCCAGTTCGCCTGGAGCGCGCTCAACCGCGCCTGGCTGCCAGTACGTGATGCCCAGGGCCGGGCCAGCAGCCCCGGGGTGTACCTGGCGGGCGACGGTGCTGGCATCCTCGGTGCCGACGGTGCCGAGATGACCGGTGAACTGGCCGCCCTGACACTGCTGGCCGACCTCGGCAAGCCCGGCAATCCGCAACGCCAGCAGCACCTGGAAAAGCGCCTGGCCACCCTGCTGCGCTTCCGCCAGGGGCTGGAGCAGGCCTTTCCATTTCCCGAGCAATGGGCCCGGCAGGCCCCGGACCAGCTCACCGTGTGCCGCTGCGAGCAGATCAGCGCCGGGGAAATCCGCGCCACCGTGCGTGCCGGGCACTGGGAAATCAACCGGGTCAAGGCCATGTGCCGGGTCGGCATGGGCCGCTGCCAGGGGCGGGTGTGCGGTGCCGCTGCCGCTGAGCTGATCGCTTGCGAAAGCGGTCGGGCCATTGACCAGGTCGGGCGCCTGCGCGGCCAGGCACCGGTCAAACCCCTGCCCTTCGGCCTGGAGATAAAACCATGA
- a CDS encoding NAD(P)/FAD-dependent oxidoreductase, whose protein sequence is MKLIEVDAIIIGGGIIGSSAALTLARADQQVALLERDFCGSHSSGVNYGGVRRQGRSLAQLPLSMRAHAIWGQLRAWIGIDGEYARSGHLKLARSETDFDALKAYARRTQAFDLRLQLLERHELRQRFPWVGDIAVGASYCPEDGHANPRLVSPAFAQAARRNGAQVHEQCKVLQVGHDGHRFSVHTSSGECFKAPWLLNCAGAWSAQLAEQFGEPVPLTAAHPAMLVTEPLPLFMTASTGVEGGGIYARQVTRGNCVLGGGRGFALTPTTARPGQAAVLDILRNATELYPALAGAQAIRTWSGTEGYLPDDEPVLGPSLSQPGLLHGFGFAGAGFQIGPAAGEALAQCILHGAPALSLAAFSIKRFQPHHHKENLS, encoded by the coding sequence ATGAAGCTGATCGAAGTGGACGCCATCATCATCGGCGGCGGCATCATCGGCAGCAGCGCGGCCTTGACCCTGGCCCGCGCTGACCAGCAAGTGGCATTGCTGGAGCGCGACTTCTGCGGCTCGCATTCCAGCGGGGTGAACTACGGCGGCGTGCGCCGCCAGGGCCGCTCGTTGGCCCAGCTGCCGTTGTCGATGCGTGCCCATGCCATCTGGGGGCAGTTGCGCGCGTGGATCGGCATCGACGGCGAATACGCCCGCAGTGGCCACCTGAAGCTGGCACGCAGCGAAACCGACTTCGATGCCTTGAAGGCCTATGCGCGGCGTACCCAGGCTTTTGACCTGCGCTTGCAACTGCTTGAACGACACGAACTGCGCCAGCGCTTCCCCTGGGTAGGCGATATCGCCGTCGGCGCCTCGTACTGCCCCGAAGATGGCCATGCCAACCCACGGCTGGTGTCACCGGCCTTCGCCCAGGCGGCCAGGCGCAACGGCGCCCAGGTGCATGAGCAGTGCAAGGTACTGCAGGTGGGCCACGACGGCCACCGCTTCAGCGTACACACCAGCAGCGGCGAGTGTTTCAAGGCACCCTGGCTGTTGAATTGCGCCGGTGCCTGGTCGGCGCAACTGGCCGAGCAGTTCGGCGAGCCAGTGCCGCTGACCGCCGCCCACCCGGCCATGCTGGTCACCGAGCCGCTGCCGCTGTTCATGACCGCCAGCACCGGGGTCGAAGGCGGCGGCATCTACGCCCGCCAGGTGACGCGTGGTAACTGCGTGCTGGGCGGCGGGCGCGGTTTTGCCCTGACCCCGACCACCGCACGCCCAGGCCAGGCCGCAGTACTCGACATCCTGCGCAATGCCACCGAGCTGTACCCGGCATTGGCCGGCGCCCAGGCCATTCGCACCTGGAGCGGCACCGAGGGCTACCTGCCCGATGACGAACCGGTGCTCGGCCCCAGCCTGTCCCAACCCGGGCTGCTGCATGGCTTCGGCTTTGCCGGTGCCGGCTTCCAGATTGGCCCGGCCGCTGGTGAAGCATTGGCGCAATGCATCCTGCACGGCGCGCCGGCACTCAGCCTGGCGGCCTTTTCCATCAAGCGTTTCCAGCCCCACCACCACAAGGAAAACCTGTCATGA
- a CDS encoding ABC transporter permease, producing the protein MTRNGPLALSFHALVMLFMLAPLVVVCLVAFTPENTLSLPTAGFSLRWFSAVFERADFLDAFYNSLKLAALAASLATLIAVPAGLAITRYSFPGQGFLNGLLLSPIIIPHLVLGVALLRLFALLGVNGSFAWLVFAHVVVITPYVLRLVLAAAIGIDRSAEQAAQSLGAGRVTLFCKVTLPMILPGVAGGWLLAFINSFDEVTLSIFVTSPATQTLPVRMYVYATESIDPMMAAVSALVIAVTALTMVALDRVYGLDRVLVGKQ; encoded by the coding sequence ATGACCCGTAACGGCCCGCTGGCCCTGTCTTTTCACGCCCTGGTGATGCTGTTCATGCTCGCCCCGCTGGTGGTGGTGTGCCTGGTGGCATTCACCCCGGAAAACACCCTGAGCCTGCCCACCGCCGGCTTCTCGCTGCGCTGGTTCAGCGCCGTGTTCGAGCGTGCCGATTTCCTCGATGCGTTCTACAACAGCCTGAAGCTCGCGGCCCTGGCTGCCTCGCTGGCCACCCTGATCGCCGTACCGGCGGGCCTGGCGATCACCCGCTACAGCTTCCCCGGCCAAGGTTTCCTCAACGGCCTGCTGCTGTCGCCGATCATCATCCCGCACCTGGTGCTGGGTGTGGCCCTGCTGCGGCTGTTCGCCCTGCTGGGGGTCAATGGCAGCTTCGCCTGGCTGGTGTTCGCCCATGTGGTGGTGATCACCCCTTACGTACTGCGCCTGGTACTGGCCGCAGCCATCGGCATCGACCGCAGCGCCGAACAGGCCGCGCAAAGCCTGGGGGCTGGCCGGGTGACGCTGTTCTGCAAGGTCACCCTGCCGATGATCCTGCCCGGCGTGGCCGGCGGCTGGCTGCTGGCGTTCATCAACAGCTTCGACGAAGTGACCCTGTCGATCTTCGTCACCTCGCCCGCCACCCAGACACTGCCAGTGCGCATGTACGTATATGCCACCGAATCCATCGACCCGATGATGGCCGCCGTCTCTGCGCTGGTGATCGCCGTCACCGCCCTGACCATGGTCGCCCTGGACCGGGTATATGGCCTGGACCGCGTGCTGGTGGGCAAGCAATGA